One stretch of Arachis hypogaea cultivar Tifrunner chromosome 20, arahy.Tifrunner.gnm2.J5K5, whole genome shotgun sequence DNA includes these proteins:
- the LOC112786565 gene encoding polygalacturonase-like codes for MASVIGYTFFVIIIMMTVLLLGTTTTSHGAAAPPYGYGNNNIINVIKFGAKADGKTDSTEQFKMAWKSACTSIRPATIYVPKGRYLLKYTNFRGPCKNNKVTFIINGTLVAPYDYNELGNSGGFWILFNHVDNLTVIGGNLDAQGSAFWDCRRSGKNCPLGARSMTFNWVNNLVISGITSINSQLSHIVINTCNNVIVKNVRIIAPDQSPNTDGIHVEHSKWVNITGTTIQTGDDCISIGDATFNLFMDQIKCGPGHGISIGSLAKEMEEEGVANVSLRNAIFYGSDNGMRIKSWARASKGFVRNILFQDITIFNVQNPIIIDQNYCPNNQGCPGQTSGIEISEVTYKNIHGSSATSEAVTFDCSASNPCQGIKLHDINLTYNNKAATSSCNNIRGTTSGTLVLQSCL; via the exons ATGGCTAGTGTTATTGGATAtacattttttgttattattattatgatgacAGTATTATTGCTTGGCACTACTACTACTTCACATGGTGCAGCAGCTCCACCATATGGATATggaaacaataatattattaatgtgATTAAATTTGGTGCAAAAGCAGATGGGAAAACAGATTCAACAGAACAATTCAAAATGGCATGGAAATCAGCATGCACAAGCATAAGGCCAGCCACTATTTATGTCCCAAAAGGAAGGTACTTACTCAAATACACCAATTTCCGGGGTCCATGTAAGAATAATAAGGTCACATTTATAATCAATGGAACTCTTGTGGCACCTTATGATTACAATGAGCTTGGAAATTCAGGAGGGTTTTGGATTTTGTTCAACCATGTTGATAATCTCACTGTTATTGGTGGGAATTTGGATGCTCAAGGCTCTGCTTTCTGGGATTGTAGGAGATCTGGAAAGAATTGTCCTCTTGGAGCAAGg TCAATGACATTCAACTGGGTGAATAACCTGGTGATTAGTGGGATAACATCAATCAACAGCCAATTAAGTCATATTGTGATAAACACATGCAACAATGTCATAGTAAAAAATGTGAGAATTATTGCACCAGATCAGAGTCCTAACACTGATGGCATTCATGTTGAACACTCAAAATGGGTTAATATTACTGGCACTACCATTCAAACTGGAGATGATTGCATTTCCATTGGTGATGCCACTTTCAATCTCTTCATGGACCAAATCAAATGTGGACCTGGCCATGGCATAAG CATTGGAAGTTTAGCTAAAGAAATGGAGGAAGAAGGAGTTGCAAATGTGAGTTTAAGGAATGCCATTTTTTATGGATCTGACAATGGAATGAGGATAAAGTCATGGGCCAGAGCAAGCAAGGGATTCGTTAGGAACATTCTGTTCCAAGACATTACAATCTTCAACGTTCAGAATCCCATCATCATTGATCAAAATTACTGCCCCAACAACCAAGGTTGTCCTGGTcag ACTTCAGGAATTGAAATTAGTGAAGTTACTTACAAGAACATACATGGAAGTTCAGCAACATCAGAGGCAGTAACATTTGATTGCAGTGCAAGTAATCCATGTCAAGGGATCAAATTGCATGATATAAACCTAACTTACAACAACAAAGCTGCAACTTCATCATGCAACAACATTAGAGGCACCACCTCTGGAACACTTGTGCTACAAAGTTgtctataa